CGCAGACGGGACAGCCCGGCCCGGACAGGTGCGTGACTTCCCTGGGCAGCAGGGAACGCAGGCCGCTCTGGAAGATGGCCACGGTATGCGTGCCGCAGACTTCCATGAAGCGCAGCTCGCGGCCGTCCAGGGCCGTTTGCAGGCGGTCCAGCAGGGCACGGCAGAGCGCGGGGTCCTGATAGGGAGAGCTCAGGGACATGGCAGGCCTCGGCTAGGGCAGCATGGGCGCGGCGTTGAGGCCGCAGTCCACGGGCAGGCCGCACATGAGGTTGGCATTGGCCAGGGCCTGGCCGGAGGCGCCGCGGCAGAGGTTGTCGATGGCCGAGACCACGATGAGGCGGTTGGTACGCGGGTCCACCACCAGGCCGAGGTCGCAGAACATGCTGCCGCGCACGAAGCGCGTCTCGGGCAGCTTGCCCTTGGGCAGCACGCGGACCCAGGGGCTCTGGGCCCAGGTCTCGCAATAGGCGGCGTGGACCTCGTCCAGGGTGGTGCCGGGCTTGCGCAGGGTGGTGTAGATGGTGGACAGGATGCCGCGCACCATGGGCACCAGATGCGGGTTGAAGGAGACGCGCACGTCGCAGCCGGCGGCGCGGCTGTATTCCTGTTCGATCTCGGGGGTGTGGCGGTGCTTGCCCAGGCCGTAGGCCCGGAAGGTGTCGTAGACCTCGCAGAACAGGGAGGGCACCACGGGCTTGCGGCCCGCGCCGGAGGTGCCGGACTTGGAGTCGATGACGATGTTGTCCGGCGAGATCAGGCCGTGCTTGAAGGCGGCGTACAGGCCCAGGATGGCCGACGAGGGATAGCAGCCGGGGTTGGCCACCAGGCGGGCCCTGGCGGTCTCGGCGGCGTAGAGCTCGGGCAGGCCGTAGACGGCCTCGGGCAGCAGCTCGCGGCGGGTGTGGGGCACATACCAGTCTTCATAGACATCGACATCACGCAGGCGGAAGTCGGCGGAAAGGTCGATGACGCGGGTCCCGGCTTCCAGCAGTTCCCCGGCCATCTCCATGGCCTTGCCGTGGGGCACGGCCAGGAAGACCAGGTCGCAGCGGCGGGCGGCTTCCCTGGCGTCGAAGATGCTGATGACCACATCGGAGCCGGGCAGGCCTTCGAGGAAGGGATAGAACTCGCCCAGGCGCAGGCCGGATTCGGTGCGGGAACAGGCCATCTCCAGTTTCATGCGGGGGTGGCTGGCCAGCAGCCGGGCCAGTTCCATGCCGGTGTACCCGGTGACGCCCACAAGACCCACTTTGAATATCTTCATCTCCCTCTCCTTTATTTGCTGTCCGGGCCGCATTTGATGACGTATTTCATGCGCAATTCGTAAAGGATGCTCTCCAGCATCTTGCGCTCCTGTTCGTCCAGCCCCTTGGTGGTCTTTTCATGCAGCATCTCCAGCATGCTGATGCTGTGCCGGGCAAGTTCCGGCTGCCGGCTGGTCCGGCCGGTCTCGGGGTCGGCCACCTCGCCCAGATGCACGAGGGCGGCGGACGCCAGGGAAAGGACGAAGGTGGAGAAGGTCACTTCCGGCAGGGGGCCCTTGCCGCCGCAGCCGCATTGGTTCTGACTCATGCTGTTCTCCTGCTGATGCGCTCCGGGGGCCGTCCGGCGGCCCCGGAAGCGGTGCGGCCGCCGCAGCGGCCGCTGCTGTGATCTATCGGACGGCGGGGCAGCTCACGGGCGTGCCGGGCGCCACGTCGAGGGCGGCACGGTACACGGCCAGGCCCTGTTCGAGGTAGTTGCGCGCGCCGATGTAGCCGCCGGCGTCCACGATGCTGCGGTCCAGGGCGTAGAGGCCCGCGGCCACGTCGGCCCAGTCCACCCAGCCCATGTGGCCGATGCGCACGATGCGGCCCTTGAGCTGGTCCTGCCCGCCGGCCATGTAGACGCCGTGCTTTTCGGCAGCCAGGCGCAGGACCTCGTTGCCGTCCACACCTTCGGGCAGCAGCACGCTGGTGATGCCCCAGGCAAAGTTCTCGGGCGCCAGCAGCTCCAGGCCCATGGCCCTGACGGCGGCACGGGTGAACAGGGTCAGGGCCCACTGCTTGCGGTAGACGGCATCCAGGCCGCCGGCCAGCAGCATCTTCAGGCTCACGTCCAGGCCCACGATAAGGTTCACGGGCGTGGTGAAGCGGGTCTGGTTCTTGAGCACGTTGTCGCGTTCGCGGCACAGGTCGAAATAAAAGCAGCCGGTGCCGGTCTTTTCGGCCTTGTCCCAGGCGCGGGCGGAAAGGGCCAGCAGGGCCAGGCCGGGGGGCAGCATCAGGCCCTTCTGGGAGCCGGTGACCAGGCAGTCCACGCCCCACTGGTCCATGGGGCAGGGGGAGAGGCTGACACCGGAGATGCCGTCCACCACGCAGAGCACGTTGCGGGTGCGGGTGACGGCCGCCACTTCGCGCACGGGATGGAGCACGCCGGTGGAGGTCTCGGACATCTGGATCAGCACGCCGCGGATGTCGGGATCGGCGTCCAGGGCGGCGGCCACGTCCCCGGCCTTGACGGCCCGGCCCCAGGGGGCGGACAGCACGGTGCATTCCAGGCCGCGGGAGCGGGCGATCTCCACCCAGCGTTCGCCGAACTTG
This is a stretch of genomic DNA from Desulfovibrio piger. It encodes these proteins:
- the argC gene encoding N-acetyl-gamma-glutamyl-phosphate reductase — its product is MKIFKVGLVGVTGYTGMELARLLASHPRMKLEMACSRTESGLRLGEFYPFLEGLPGSDVVISIFDAREAARRCDLVFLAVPHGKAMEMAGELLEAGTRVIDLSADFRLRDVDVYEDWYVPHTRRELLPEAVYGLPELYAAETARARLVANPGCYPSSAILGLYAAFKHGLISPDNIVIDSKSGTSGAGRKPVVPSLFCEVYDTFRAYGLGKHRHTPEIEQEYSRAAGCDVRVSFNPHLVPMVRGILSTIYTTLRKPGTTLDEVHAAYCETWAQSPWVRVLPKGKLPETRFVRGSMFCDLGLVVDPRTNRLIVVSAIDNLCRGASGQALANANLMCGLPVDCGLNAAPMLP
- a CDS encoding DUF1844 domain-containing protein — translated: MSQNQCGCGGKGPLPEVTFSTFVLSLASAALVHLGEVADPETGRTSRQPELARHSISMLEMLHEKTTKGLDEQERKMLESILYELRMKYVIKCGPDSK
- a CDS encoding pyridoxal-phosphate-dependent aminotransferase family protein — encoded protein: MLNKKRLLTPGPTPLPEEVRLALAQDMIHHRKSRFKEIMQRVQGHLRELFGTTQPVLPLSCSGSGAMTAAVYNLFAPGEKVLVAEAGKFGERWVEIARSRGLECTVLSAPWGRAVKAGDVAAALDADPDIRGVLIQMSETSTGVLHPVREVAAVTRTRNVLCVVDGISGVSLSPCPMDQWGVDCLVTGSQKGLMLPPGLALLALSARAWDKAEKTGTGCFYFDLCRERDNVLKNQTRFTTPVNLIVGLDVSLKMLLAGGLDAVYRKQWALTLFTRAAVRAMGLELLAPENFAWGITSVLLPEGVDGNEVLRLAAEKHGVYMAGGQDQLKGRIVRIGHMGWVDWADVAAGLYALDRSIVDAGGYIGARNYLEQGLAVYRAALDVAPGTPVSCPAVR